In Palaemon carinicauda isolate YSFRI2023 chromosome 21, ASM3689809v2, whole genome shotgun sequence, the following proteins share a genomic window:
- the Atg5 gene encoding autophagy protein 5 has product MAEDREILREIWDGRVPVCVQLTSEDCNTLSAPEPYYLMVPRLSYFPLVMDKVRKHLLRFIPPELQEAEMWFEFDGNPLKWHYPVGVLFDLHCGGASLPWNITAHFSHFPEKELIRCPSREVVESQFMSSLKEADGLKHRGQIITNMQSKDHKQLWMGLCNDKFDQFWAINRKLMDCSSDDGFKHIPFRIHSLYRPPIQKLIKPITSDGRPVTLSDLIHDTLPEAVGEGDRIVIHGIETPLDTPVQWLSEHLSHPDNFLHISYIPAQA; this is encoded by the exons ATGGCGGAAGACAGGGAGATTTTACGTGAAATATGGGATGGTCGTGTCCCAGTCTGCGTCCAGCTCACAAGCGAAGACTGCAATACTCTTAGTGCTCCCGAACCATATTACTTGATGGTTCCCAGGCTGTCGTATTTCCCATTAGTAATGGATAAG GTCAGAAAACATTTGCTAAGGTTTATTCCACCTGAGCTTCAAGAGGCAGAAATGTGGTTTGAATTTGATGGAAACCCTTTGAAATG GCATTATCCTGTAGGCGTATTGTTTGATCTTCACTGTGGTGGCGCAAGTTTGCCGTGGAATATTACAGCACATTTCTCTCATTTTCCCGAAAAAGAACTTATAAGATGTCCTTCAAG ggaagtgGTAGAGTCACAGTTTATGTCATCTTTAAAAGAAGCTGATGGACTTAAGCATCGAGGACAAATCATAACAAATATGCAAAGTAAAGATCACAAACAGTTGTGGATGGGGCTTTGCAATG ATAAATTTGACCAGTTTTGGGCCATTAATAGAAAACTAATGGACTGTTCGTCTGATGATGGATTCAAACACATCCCCTTTCGTATTCACTCGCTATATCGCCCACCTATCCAGAAACTAATAAAACCGATCACCAGTGATGGAAGACCAGTCACCCTGTCGGATCTCATTCACGACACCTTACCCGAAGCAGTCGGGGAAG GTGACCGAATTGTAATCCATGGGATTGAAACTCCCCTGGATACTCCCGTGCAATGGCTAAGTGAACATCTCAGCCATCCTGACAACTTTCTTCACATAAGTTATATTCCTGCTCAAGCCTAA